The following proteins come from a genomic window of Carassius auratus strain Wakin chromosome 18, ASM336829v1, whole genome shotgun sequence:
- the olfcv3 gene encoding extracellular calcium-sensing receptor, protein MQAFESMTVLLPWLLIHHLSELTPGHASKCVLQNYFEPGLMANGDYVIGGIFPLHYNQEMPDLNCTYKPGPVKCNGFDPRAFRWALTMKLAVEEINKRTDLLPNYSLGYKIFDSCAYPLTGQRSAVAVLNGPNEENSPMCEGAGPLLAIIGESGSAQSIVVSRTLRPFRIPMISYFSSCACLSDRREFPTFFRVIPSDAYQVKAIAKLLLHFKWTWVGVVRGDHEYGRFALQGLLKELEGTGICVAYQEMIPLLYERQRALEIIHIMNHSTARVVVVFSAEGELTPFLRDYMENNVTGIQWIASEAWVTASVFTGSEYYPFLGGTIGFGIRQGQIPGLREYLTTVNPDRYPSNTLVHELWGALYGCSFSSSNLNNHLPSCTGKETVRVQHSAYFNTSRPRISYNVYKGVYAIAYSLHNLIHCTPGKGPFSNSTCANVFNVYPWQLQQYLQEVSFTISGETVKFDMKGDSIPSYDLINWQRGSAGNIEFVNVGMFDGAQESGQELVIKEKAIMWPGHQSEVLVSVCSNSCAPGFRKAVRRGQPLCCFDCVPCDSGKISNKTDSVECMACSEDYWSNVDGTVCIPKVVEFLSHDAMGLTLTVIALVGACLTLAVFAVFLYYRNTPVVRINNSELSFFILLSLTLCFLCALVFIGEPTSWSCMLRHTAFSITFSLCISCILGKTLVVLAAFTATRPGNNIMKWLGPTQQRIIIFCCTLVQVIICTTWLVASPPFPYRNTKYQQSKIILDCSVGSDLAFWCVLGYIGLLACVCFFLAFLARKLPGNFNEAKYITFSMLIFCAVWLAFVPAYVSSPGKFTTAVEIFAILASSFGLLFCLFTPKVYIILLKPQKNTKQHLMGKDK, encoded by the exons ATGCAGGCATTTGAGAGCATGACTGTCCTGCTCCCATGGCTTCTGATTCATCATCTCAGTGAACTCACTCCGGGACATGCTTCAAAATGTGTCCTGCAAAATTATTTTGAGCCAGGACTTATGGCAAATGGAGATTATGTAATAGGTGGCATTTTTCCATTGCACTACAATCAGGAAATGCCAGACCTTAACTGTACTTACAAACCAGGGCCAGTTAAATGTAATGG ATTTGATCCGAGAGCTTTCCGCTGGGCCCTTACTATGAAACTTGCTGTAGAGGAAATAAACAAGCGAACCGATCTCCTGCCTAACTACAGTCTGGGCTACAAAATCTTTGACTCATGTGCATACCCTCTGACAGGGCAGAGATCAGCAGTAGCTGTTCTAAATGGGCCAAATGAGGAAAATAGCCCTATGTGTGAAGGTGCTGGTCCACTGCTTGCTATTATCGGAGAATCTGGGTCAGCTCAGTCTATTGTAGTTTCAAGAACTTTGAGGCCTTTCAGGATACCAATG ATCAGTTATTTTTCATCCTGTGCCTGTTTGAGTGACAGGCGAGAATTCCCCACATTCTTCAGAGTCATCCCCAGTGATGCCTATCAAGTAAAGGCTATTGCAAAACTTCTGCTGCATTTTAAGTGGACCTGGGTAGGAGTGGTACGAGGAGATCATGAATATGGTCGCTTCGCTCTTCAGGGCTTACTGAAGGAGCTGGAGGGTACAGGAATATGTGTTGCTTATCAGGAGATGATTCCTCTCTTATATGAGCGTCAAAGAGCACTGGAAATCATTCATATCATGAACCATTCCACTGCTCGGGTGGTAGTGGTGTTCTCAGCTGAAGGGGAGCTCACACCCTTCTTGAGAGACTACATGGAAAATAATGTCACTGGGATACAGTGGATTGCTAGTGAGGCATGGGTAACAGCCTCTGTGTTCACAGGAAGTGAATATTACCCTTTCTTGGGAGGGACCATAGGATTTGGTATACGACAGGGCCAAATCCCTGGGTTAAGAGAGTATCTCACAACAGTCAACCCAGATAGGTACCCCTCAAATACTCTGGTTCACGAGCTGTGGGGGGCTTTATACGGCTGCTCCTTCTCCAGTTCCAACTTGAATAATCACCTGCCCTCCTGTACAGGGAAGGAGACCGTAAGGGTGCAACACTCTGCCTATTTTAACACTTCCAGACCCCGCATTTCCTATAATGTTTATAAAGGAGTGTATGCCATTGCTTATTCCCTGCACAATCTTATTCACTGCACACCTGGAAAGGGGCCATTTAGTAACTCCACATgtgcaaatgtgtttaatgtctaCCCATGGCAG TTACAGCAGTATCTCCAAGAGGTTTCGTTCACTATTTCAGGAGAGACAGTGAAGTTTGACATGAAAGGCGATTCTATTCCATCTTATGACCTTATAAACTGGCAGAGGGGCTCAGCTGGAAATATTGAGTTTGTTAATGTGGGCATGTTTGATGGTGCACAAGAATCTGGCCAAGAACTAGTCATCAAGGAGAAGGCTATCATGTGGCCTGGCCATCAGTCTGAG GTGCTGGTGTCTGTGTGCAGCAACAGCTGTGCTCCAGGATTCAGGAAAGCTGTCCGGCGTGGCCAGCCTTTGTGCTGCTTTGACTGTGTACCATGTGACAGTGGCAAAATCAGTAATAAGACAG ATTCAGTAGAATGTATGGCCTGTTCTGAAGATTACTGGTCAAATGTTGATGGAACAGTGTGTATTCCAAAAGTGGTCGAATTCCTGTCCCATGATGCGATGGGATTGACCCTAACAGTAATAGCTTTAGTTGGGGCGTGCCTAACTTTAGCTGTGTTTGCTGTATTTCTCTATTACAGAAACACTCCTGTAGTACGCATAAATAACTCAGAACTcagttttttcattttgttatcaCTGACTTTGTGTTTTCTATGTGCTTTGGTGTTCATTGGGGAACCTACATCCTGGTCCTGCATGCTGCGACACACTGCCTTCAGCatcactttctctctctgcatctcCTGCATCCTTGGCAAGACTTTAGTGGTTTTGGCGGCTTTCACAGCTACAAGACCTGGAAACAATATAATGAAATGGTTGGGCCCCACACAGCAGAGAATAATCATCTTCTGCTGCACTCTGGTTCAGGTGATCATATGTACCACCTGGCTTGTAGCATCCCCTCCTTTCCCCTATAGAAACACTAAATATCAACAGTCAAAGATCATCCTGGATTGCAGTGTGGGCTCTGATCTGGCCTTCTGGTGTGTGCTGGGATATATTGGCCTTTTGGCTTGTGTCTGTTTTTTTCTGGCTTTTCTGGCCCGGAAGTTGCCAGGCAATTTTAATGAGGCCAAATACATTACCTTCAGCATGCTTATATTTTGTGCAGTGTGGCTAGCATTTGTACCTGCATATGTCAGTTCACCTGGTAAATTTACAACTGCTGTGGAAATTTTTGCCATTTTAGCATCTAGTTTTGGTCTCCTCTTCTGCTTGTTCACCCCCAaggtttatataattttattaaagccTCAGAAAAACACCAAACAACATCTAATGGGAAAagacaaataa
- the LOC113118527 gene encoding extracellular calcium-sensing receptor-like, producing the protein MVYCSPDKLGELAIPAGDMHVSLITVLCIARLCPTVCGVNFGTCILQGNPQVPALFKNGDLVIGGVFSIHDYLRTEKHTYTRQPQPLECSGSVGFREMRFVRAFEFAIEEINNSSDVLPGITIGYHIYDSCASVPMAVKVAFQLANGLDLIFNDTDSCTKSAAVTAVVAESGSTPSISISRLLGPFGIPQVSHYATCACLSDKRQYPTFFRTIPSDHHQAAALARMVKHFGWTWIGAVRSDTDYGNNGMASFLKAAEQEGICVEYSEAYYRTQPRSKLKRVADVIRRSMARVIVAFLASGDMRILLEELSQQPPPPMQWIGSEAWVTDPEMLRFNLCIGAIGFGIPRSVIPGFRNFLLDLSPQQALKFPLLTEFWESSFSCSLKRQTGSSTGMRACDGTENLRALQNPYTDTSQLRITNMVYKATYAIAHALDAVVCNKKHCDKNVKVEPRQVFDKLKQVNFTQNNYHISFAINGDPVATYELVNWQLQGDGSIDFVTVGHYDSSQPKGQEFSLSKAIIWNDGKEMVPVSVCSDSCLPGTRKAVQKGKPVCCYDCINCAEGEISNETDSVDCYPCHPEYWPNKEKDKCLPKTVEFLAWDEILSIILGIFSLAGALVALSMALVFYKNRTSPIVKANNSELSFLLLFSLALCFLCSLTFIGRPTEWSCMLRHTAFGITFVLCISCVLGKTIVVLMAFRATLPGSNVMKWFGPPQQRLSVLGFTLVQVLICVLWLTISPPFPYNNMQHYKEKIILECGLGSAIGFWAVLGYIGLLAFFCFVLAFLARKLPDNFNEAKFITFSMLIFCAVWITFVPAYVSSPGKFTVAVEIFAILASSFGLILCIFAPKCFILVFRPEQNTKKHLMGKVQSKAL; encoded by the exons ATGGTGTATTGCTCACCTGATAAACTTGGGGAGCTCGCTATTCCAGCAGGAGACATGCATGTTTCACTCATAACAGTACTTTGCATTGCCAGGCTTTGTCCTACTGTGTGTGGAGTTAATTTTGGCACCTGCATCCTGCAAGGCAACCCTCAGGTCCCTGCACTCTTCAAGAACGGAGACTTGGTTATTGGGGGGGTTTTCTCCATTCATGACTATCTGAGGACAGAGAAGCACACTTACACTAGACAGCCACAACCACTAGAGTGCAGTGGGAG TGTGGGTTTTAGAGAGATGCGCTTTGTCCGTGCGTTTGAATTTGCCATCGAGGAGATCAACAACAGCTCTGATGTCCTACCTGGCATCACTATAGGGTATCATATTTATGACTCTTGTGCCTCTGTGCCAATGGCAGTCAAGGTAGCCTTTCAGCTTGCCAATGGACTAGATCTAATATTTAACGACACTGACTCCTGTACAAAGTCTGCAGCTGTTACAGCAGTAGTAGCAGAATCTGGCTCCACACCATCGATAAGCATTTCAAGACTTCTCGGTCCATTTGGAATTCCACAG GTGAGTCATTACGCAACGTGCGCGTGTCTCAGTGACAAGCGGCAGTATCCTACTTTTTTCAGGACCATCCCCAGTGATCACCATCAAGCGGCAGCACTGGCACGGATGGTCAAGCACTTCGGATGGACGTGGATCGGAGCTGTGCGCAGTGATACAGACTACGGGAACAATGGCATGGCATCATTCCTGAAAGCTGCGGAGCAGGAGGGAATCTGCGTGGAGTATTCTGAGGCCTACTACAGGACCCAGCCGCGCAGCAAACTAAAAAGAGTCGCGGATGTCATTCGTAGATCAATGGCTCGTGTAATAGTTGCCTTCCTGGCCTCAGGTGATATGAGAATCCTTTTAGAAGAGTTGAGCCAGCAGCCTCCTCCCCCGATGCAGTGGATCGGCAGCGAGGCGTGGGTTACAGATCCAGAAATGCTGCGGTTTAATTTGTGTATCGGTGCTATAGGCTTTGGAATCCCGCGGTCAGTTATCCCGGGGTTTCGTAATTTTTTACTTGACCTGTCTCCACAACAAGCACTGAAATTTCCCCTGCTGACAGAATTCTGGGAAAGTTCATTCAGCTGTAGTCTAAAACGGCAGACAGGTTCTTCTACTGGGATGCGAGCATGTGATGGTACAGAAAACCTGCGCGCTTTACAGAACCCGTACACAGACACATCACAGTTGCGGATCACTAACATGGTGTACAAAGCCACATATGCTATAGCGCATGCCCTCGATGCTGTTGTCTGTAACAAAAAACATTGTGACAAAAACGTGAAAGTTGAACCGCGGCAG GTTTTTGATAAGCTTAAGCAAGTAAACTTCACTCAAAACAATTATCATATTTCGTTTGCTATCAATGGAGACCCTGTGGCAACCTATGAACTTGTAAATTGGCAGCTTCAGGGAGACGGTTCAATTGATTTTGTGACAGTGGGCCATTATGATTCGTCTCAACCTAAAGGCCAAGAATTCAGCCTGAGTAAAGCTATTATTTGGAACGATGGAAAAGAAATG GTGCCTGTGTCTGTGTGCAGTGATAGCTGTCTTCCAGGTACGAGGAAGGCTGTGCAAAAAGGAAAACCTGTCTGCTGTTATGACTGCATTAACTGTGCTGAAGGAGAGATCAGCAATGAGACag ATTCTGTAGATTGCTATCCATGCCATCCTGAGTACTGGCCCAACAAAGAAAAGGACAAATGTCTTCCAAAAACAGTGGAGTTTCTTGCCTGGGATGAGATCCTCAGTATCATCCTCGGTATTTTCTCTTTAGCCGGAGCTTTAGTAGCTTTGAGCATGGCTTTAGTTTTCTACAAAAACAGGACCTCTCCGATAGTAAAAGCCAACAACTCAGAGCTGAGCTTCCTACTGCTTTTCTCACTGGCTCTGTGTTTTCTCTGTTCACTTACTTTTATTGGTCGGCCCACTGAGTGGTCCTGTATGTTGCGTCACACAGCATTTGgaatcacttttgtcctctgtatctcctgtgttctGGGGAAAACAATAGTGGTGTTAATGGCTTTCAGGGCAACACTTCCAGGAAGTAATGTTATGAAATGGTTTGGGCCTCCTCAACAGAGACTCAGTGTTTTAGGCTTCACTCTTGTACAGGTACTTATATGTGTGCTTTGGTTAACAATATCCCCCCCGTTTCCTTACAACAATATGCAACACTACAAAGAAAAGATCATTCTAGAATGTGGTTTAGGATCAGCAATAGGTTTCTGGGCTGTACTGGGTTATATTGGCCTCTTAGCtttcttttgctttgttttagCTTTTCTTGCCAGAAAGCTGCCTGATAACTTCAATGAGGCTAAGTTCATCACATTCAGTATGCTCATCTTCTGTGCTGTATGGATCACATTTGTTCCAGCTTATGTTAGCTCTCCTGGGAAATTTACTGTAGCTGTGGAGATATTTGCCATTTTAGCTTCAAGCTTTGGTCTGATTCTCTGTATTTTCGCTcctaagtgttttattttagtttttagaccAGAGCAAAATaccaaaaaacatttaatgggtAAAGTACAATCAAAAGCCCTCtga
- the LOC113118524 gene encoding extracellular calcium-sensing receptor-like, whose protein sequence is MKRPLAAQCRGFDPRAFRWALSMKLAVEEINNRKDLLSNYTLSYRIFDSCSTPVTAQKAILAVLNGGDVVQRSMCSGSLLGLIGESGSSQSIVLSRTVQPFRIPMISYFSTCSCLSNRKQFPTFFRVVPNDDYQVKAIAQLLKRFDWTWVGVVTEDHDYGRFALQGLKREIENSNICLAYHEMIPKDYTQERVLKILEVMKQSTAKVIVVFSVEGELYPFLREFVTQNITGIQWIASEAWVTASMLAQTYPFLDGTIGFAIRQGHIPGLQNYLKTMTPEMYPSNPQVQELWEALYGCSPSTSSLNTHLPSCTGKEPLRQEHSAFMNTSSPRVTYNVYKAVYAFAHSLHNLIHCKPGNGPFENFSCANLNNVFPWQLQNYLEDVSFSIGGENVKFDNNGDSVPYYDLINWQRHTSGDIKFVKVGLYDGAQHSGRELVIEKQAIMWSHQHNKVPVSVCSNSCAPGFRTAARRGQPLCCFDCVPCESGKISNQTDSIDCMPCPEDYWSNANGTACVPKVVEFLSHDAMGITLTVIAVVGAFLTITVLVIFLYNRGTPIVRVNNSELSFFILMSLTLCFLCALVFIGEPTSWSCMLRHTAFSITFSLCISCILGKTLVVLAAFTATRPGNNIMKWLGPTQQRIIIFCCTLVQVIICTAWLTISPPFPYRNTKYKQSKIILDCSVGSDLAFWCVLGYIGLLACVCFFLAFLARKLPGNFNEAKYITFSMLIFCAVWLAFVPAYVSQPGKFTTAVEIFAILSSSFGLLLCLFAPKCYIILLKPEKNTKQHLMGKVIK, encoded by the exons ATGAAGAGACCTTTAGCAGCACAGTGTCGAGG GTTTGATCCAAGAGCTTTCCGTTGGGCTCTCTCTATGAAGCTTGCAGTTGAGGAGATAAACAACAGAAAAGACCTCCTGTCAAATTATACACTGTCTTACAGAATTTTTGACTCTTGCTCCACTCCTGTGACTGCTCAGAAAGCAATCTTGGCAGTACTGAATGGAGGGGATGTTGTTCAGAGATCTATGTGCTCTGGTTCCTTATTAGGATTAATAGGGGAATCTGGATCCTCACAGTCCATTGTTCTCTCCAGAACTGTGCAACCCTTCCGAATAcccatg aTAAGCTATTTCTCAACCTGCTCTTGTCTAAGTAATCGGAAGCAGTTCCCAACATTTTTCAGAGTGGTTCCCAATGATGATTACCAGGTTAAAGCTATTGCGCAACTCTTAAAGCGGTTTGATTGGACATGGGTTGGTGTGGTGACTGAAGACCATGACTATGGCAGGTTTGCTTTACAAGGCTTAAAGCGAGAAATTGAGAATTCTAACATTTGTCTAGCCTATCATGAAATGATCCCTAAAGACTATACTCAGGAACGAGTCCTCAAGATTCTTGAAGTAATGAAGCAATCGACAGCTAAGGTGATTGTTGTTTTTTCAGTAGAAGGGGAATTGTATCCTTTTTTAAGAGAGTTTGTGACTCAAAATATCACAGGAATTCAATGGATTGCAAGTGAGGCTTGGGTTACAGCTTCAATGTTAGCACAAACATATCCATTCTTAGATGGCACAATTGGGTTTGCAATACGTCAAGGCCACATCCCAGGTCTTCAGAATTACCTCAAAACGATGACCCCAGAAATGTATCCTTCTAACCCTCAAGTTCAGGAGTTGTGGGAGGCTCTCTATGGTTGTTCTCCCTCCACATCCAGCTTGAACACTCATTTGCCCTCCTGCACCGGAAAAGAACCTCTCAGACAAGAACACTCTGCCTTCATGAACACATCCAGCCCTCGTGTGACCTACAATGTATATAAAGCAGTGTATGCCTTTGCTCATTCTTTACATAATCTCATTCACTGTAAACCTGGAAATGGACCGTTTGAGAATTTCTCATGTGCAAACCTCAACAATGTGTTTCCATGGCAG CTTCAAAATTACCTTGAGGATGTTTCATTCTCAATAGGTGGAGAAAATGTTAAATTTGATAATAATGGTGACTCAGTTCCATATTATGATTTGATAAACTGGCAAAGACACACAAGTGGAGATATTAAATTTGTTAAAGTGGGCCTCTATGATGGTGCTCAACATTCCGGGAGAGAACTGGTGATTGAGAAACAAGCCATTATGTGGTCTCACCAACATAACAAG GTACCTGTCTCTGTGTGCAGTAATAGCTGTGCTCCAGGATTCAGGACTGCTGCCCGTCGTGGGCAACCTCTTTGCTGCTTTGACTGTGTTCCATGTGAGAGTGGAAAGATCAGTAATCAGACAG atTCAATAGATTGTATGCCATGCCCTGAAGACTACTGGTCCAATGCAAACGGAACAGCGTGTGTCCCAAAAGTTGTTGAGTTTCTCTCGCATGATGCAATGGGTATCACCCTGACTGTGATAGCTGTTGTCGGAGCCTTTCTGACTATCACAGTGTTGGTGATCTTTTTGTATAACAGAGGAACTCCTATAGTCCGTGTAAATAACTCAGAACTCAGTTTCTTCATCCTGATGTCCTTGACTCTGTGTTTTCTATGTGCTTTGGTGTTTATTGGGGAACCTACATCCTGGTCCTGCATGCTGCGACACACTGCCTTCAGCatcactttctctctctgcatctcCTGCATCCTTGGCAAGACTTTAGTGGTGTTGGCAGCTTTTACAGCTACCCGACCTGGAAACAATATAATGAAATGGTTGGGCCCCACACAGCAGAGGATAATCATCTTCTGCTGCACTCTGGTTCAGGTGATCATATGTACTGCTTGGCTTACAATATCCCCTCCTTTCCCCTATAGAAACACTAAATATAAACAGTCCAAGATCATCCTGGATTGCAGTGTGGGGTCTGATCTGGCCTTCTGGTGTGTGCTGGGATATATTGGTCTTTTGGCCTGTGTCTGCTTTTTTCTTGCTTTTCTGGCCCGAAAGTTGCCAGGCAATTTTAATGAGGCCAAATACATCACCTTCAGCATGCTTATATTTTGTGCAGTGTGGCTAGCATTTGTACCTGCATACGTCAGCCAACCTGGTAAATTTACAACTGCTGTGGAGATTTTTGCTATTTTATCTTCTAGTTTTGGTCTCCTTCTGTGCTTATTTGCCCccaaatgttacattattttactCAAACCTGAGAAGAACACCAAGCAACATCTcatgggaaaagtaattaaatga